The genomic DNA atatatatatatatatatatatatatactgaagCTGCCATGCCATGGATGTGTCCAAGAGGTGACAAGTTTTTAGAGCTATGGATGGGATTATCATGATTATGACCTTCCATCACAAGGGAATAATATCATGTTTGCCAATGATTAGCATTGGATTGTAACCTATCAccactaaattaaaataaaaactttggTCATTTATGGCGGAAAgaatattttgattatttttatttcacataAACTGCTTCAATAATTgtttttttacttaaaaaaattgataaattaatttttatatgttagatcaaaaaataaattaacattttattaaaaattttatccatttatGCTAGAACGAAGTACACATCGCACATCACGTGTAACTGTTACGTTATTCTGTCAACCATATTAGTTTTTAGCAAAAAAATCAGTTTtctctttaatttaatatataagaaCTATTGTACctatttttttagtaaaaaaaacaaaatacaatTTGATTCTTAGTACACAGACCTCGATATTACTTTTACCATGCCAATTGAAAACTTGAAATTATAATGaaaaattaattagttaattattgATAATTAGTTTATAGAATTATATTTAGGAAGTAATATTGAATAACTTTATAGCTTAAATTATgatgtcttttcttttttctaACTGTAATTTAGACAAAGACTTCATTATCTATATAACTAATATGAATAAGGCCTAGCAAGCAGCACCAAATCTAGTTGTTATTACTTCAAAAtcttcttttaaatattttttatcatttagttTAAGCTAACAACTTtgttaattattaaaatagtaatgGGGAAGGAAGCTAATTCTTGGATAAAGGTCCAAAGACAACTAATTTAAATAATCCAagtataatttttagaaagtttttcatctattttgaatATATGGTTGATGTATTCACATggtataattttatacattatcAATAAATGATTAGACATTCATCTAATCTTATCTAacctaaatttaattataaataaatatattgatattcatattaatataaaattatatttttaaatagtgGTTTAGATTAATTAAACAGACTACATCGAATAGAGATCAAGACATGATTCAGTTTATTTTGACTCCATCAATAAATATCTCTAATTTTGACATATCATAacaaagtttaaaatttaattaacctaatttcatgaatttttcaaaaaataaggaTGATCCCTCTTAAAATACTGGAAGACATTTTTGAGTTTCAATAGTCATTTGCATGTATAACAACACTTAGACATAAATTGAGATTTGATACCCAAATTAGAATCAacctaaataattataaaataaataaaaaaaaaaaaaagtgtttggAGACAATTCACACGAGGGTATTGAAATTCATTTTAAGAGGCTCAGGTGATTTGAGATAAGAATAGAAAGTTTTGTGATAATGTTGGTAGAGAATTGGGCATAAAAGCAATGTGTTGCGGTGATTTAGTTAATGATGAGAGTTTACAAAGACTAATTTGAGTCCATCAAATGAGTGTCTTATTGAGAAGGACAGGTAAATGAGTGGTGATAAACCCTCTTGCACATATGTCGATTCAATGTGGCTTGGATTATTATCTATATTTGAGATGAGTAGCCTAAAAACAATAATTATATAGTATCCGACGAGATGTTCCACAAAATAATTCATTAAGATTATCTTTTTCATAATCTATTCTTTCTTAAAAATTATTCCTTCACATGAACTATATAGAACAAATTCACAATAAATCTAACACAATATCATTTcaaatagaaaattttcacacgtaAATCTCtaaattcctttttttttaataaaattaaaacaaaaatttaatccattttaaaattttgacttTCCCTGTCTAAACTCATTTTAATGGCCGAAAATAGAAAATGATTAGACGGTCAAATGTAGCTTCCGTTGTCCTAACCCCAACTTTGGTAGTTAAGAATTGGTTGAAACAATTTTCCGAAGGCAGCTATAGAAGGGTCCAGGTTGGtgctttaatatttaattttgtatATTTCCATATATtcctattttttaaataaatttatgtaattgtgaataatttagaaaaaataattaataaatttatattatgcTGAAATAAAACCTTTTtcgaaaaatatttaataaaaaaaaaataggggaAGAATTTGGTTGGCAGTAAGGGGCCGGGTGTATAAAATTGAACATACTGGTAACAAGTTTGATTTGGTATTTGTGAGTCTAAAAGAAAAAcacctttttgttttcttaaaaaATGTAACCATAAATTATGGCATGCCCTAAAATGAACACATGCAAGGATTTCCCTTTCTCCCAACAAAAACAAACACACTGCATGAGACACAGGAAAGTACCTAACTATTATTTCTATCTCCATATACGACGTTatgattcaatttttaaaatatttttactattaCCTCCCTATTCACCATGTCTATATCTTGGATATCACTGTGTTATTATAATAGAAATAATTCTtatctattttattaattttgtatGCATTATGACTCTTTTTTTGGTCATCAAACCTtacctaaaaatatttttttttagtcTTCTGTTTATTTTCATCGCTTTTAGCCTTTAAACTTCTGTTGTTTGTCAAATTCCTCTAAAATAGATGGAAAAGTGAATGTTTGTTAACTTTGCTCGTGTATTCCAtgttagcaattaattaattttttatttttttaatattttttaaaaatatttttataatttttaaaaatttaaaagtttaattaaTTGCTAACGTGGCAATCCATCTGTATGCCACTTTAGCAAAGTTATCAATCGTTAatttttctattcattttgtGATGATTTGGCAAACAATGcaagtttaagggctaaaaaaggcgaaaaattaaatagatagctaattttttttaaaaaattagaagGCAAAATAAGTCATTATGCCAATTCCGCATTATTCATGCAATAGGTACACatatatttacacttttatctATAGGGGCATTAAATTGGCAGCTAAGCTAATAAAAATATctgatatttttatatatatatatatatatatatatatattaatacaaCCCATGACAACTAAGTTATGAAATTACGAAATATTCTTTCATAATTAAAACAAATCATATtaattgagggtattttagtcttttcatttaaacaaaaatcaagaaaaatatgCATATGGTGTAGGAATGGCAATGAAGCGAGGCGAGAGCAGATGTTGCTAAATTCACCACCATTCTATCGTTGGCACCCTCTGCTCCACCATATGCGTCACTCTGCTATAGATGTAAAAAACTTAAAAACCACTACCACCCCATGGATATTGGATGCATCCATCCCCATCTTACACCACCCTTGCTTCACTTCAATTTAacttttggtatttattttttaatatttttaatctttttaaatgcaagtaaatatttaaatatatttcttcaaaaaaatatttaaacataaaacataTATACTTTTTCTATAACACATTATTACATTTTACcatttcaataatattatatatagaaGGATAAAATCGTAATTTTATATAGTAGAGCAAGGCAGAGTAAACAATTACCATAATTGCTCCATACccattttctaaaataaaaattcatcccGCCCAACTCCACGTTcactttttaaaagaaaagaatCACCCCATTTGAAGCGGATTGATTTGGAACCCATAAGGCGGTTCAAGTTTTGCCATCCCTGAGATGGCGAGACTTAAACTTGCGCCAATTAGAGTagtaaaaccttaaatttactACTCAATCAAAGGTTTATTTTGATTCGTTTATACAttttttaatttgcaaaatttattATTTCTACGAGTTGTATGTTTATACTTACTATTAATAAAGCCCCTGATTGAGTTAGTGTCACAAGTCAATCGAGCACCAACTCAATcaaaaaaattacagaaatatctttcagtaattaaaataagttacatTACTCGAAGGCATTTTAGACTATTCATTTTAacaaaaaactaataaaaatatacatgttGTGTGATTTAAATGTGCATCAAATAGATTAgtaaaatcttaaatttaccattaaaccaaAGCTTCATCTTGACGTATTtcatacatttttattttaatatgcacaATTTATTATCTCCATCAGTTGCACATCTATACTATTAATAAAGCCCCTAACTAAGTTAATGTCACAAGTCAACTCAATACTAACTCACAATTGATGACAAAACCATAATAAATAATTGTAATGTATTTAGTATTGTTTATTTGAtgttttatgtgtttaaatttcgttttactcataatttaatctaatttttttattttaatattgtacatatgttattataattaattagtttcaaaccataGCTTTATTATAGGTTGTTTTTAAACACATATCTATATTTTAAATAAGTGATTTCCACACGCATGTGTGTGATAGACTTTCTAGTGTATATAATATTGATACTTACACtcaattaatttgttttaaacaATAGTTTGAGCATATTCGATGGAATTAATCCGAAAATCAGTAAAAGAAAACAATTATCAAAATTGGAAAAAAAGGTTTATATCATAATAAATTTAATGACTAAATTATTCAAAAGAAATTTAAAGTTAAAAGAAATCAATTACCATTATAGTTGTGTTTCAACAATATTACATTGAATACCATGTGAAGAAGGAAAGTATTTTCAACAAATTGACATGTTCGTAACCTTACAAGGCAAGGCagctatataaaattttatatacataaatatataattaatgaaATAAGTCGAGACATTTAAAGACAAGCTAAGCACTTCCTTACAAAGATCTCACCAAATCTGGCTAGAATTAATAAAGAATCAATAGCCCAACAAAATGGATCACTGTTCAAATGTTGAACCGTATTTTCAACTTAGGAATACCACTATTCAGTAGTCATATGCCTACCATGTACTTCGAATAAAGTCGGCCATGAATCGGACCTTATTCTAGTTGGTTCGTGCAACTACCTAAATTCGGATTTCAGCATCTGCAATTCCTTTCGAGTAAAAGAAAAGTGAGGAAGCAATGGAGTTAGGGAGTTTCCTTCCATTGCAGTATTAAAGAGGCAACCAAAGGTAAAATTTAGCAACAATGCCGCACGCCCCTCATCATAGACCCCATCACTTTCCTCTTCTTAATTCACATTCACGCATGCAGGTGAGTGCATTCCTTACATACCCTGTtgctgtgaatttcaactcagtATCATTGGACCATCCTGCTCCAAATAAGTAGGCAAACAATAAAAAGATAAAGAACCCCAAGTAAACAACAAAAAAAGCCTAATAGTGTTCATCGTTCAAGAACGCAGGAAACGGAAAGCTCGTGCTGATTTACAACATATTAGTTCTGGGTCCGATCCATGGCCAACTCCTACCCTTATCCTctaatcaaaaaataaataaagttgcAGATGAATGTCAGAATAAGTGGCAGGCTGGCTAATAAAAACTATATGATGTATAATAACTTCTAACACTAAGGTGTGAAGATCAATTACGGCAGCTTAGCTTGTGAAGTCAGAAAGCAACTAAGCATTTCTTGAAGTCAGAAAAAATGATGCCAGAGTAGACCTGCTGATGGGTCAGGTTACCCGGCCCGACCCGAAAGCTTGCAGAAATgtaggagggtttgggcaaaaatataggcccgaaaaatgggcttgggcaaaaaataaggcccgtttaaaaaataggCCGGGCCTCggataaggtatttttggccttacccgaggcccggcccgaattcactaaatgacaaaaaaatctactattttttttttgaatattattttcttgttgttttctccctattttgctaccatattactattagttgctattattttgttattattgtttggatattgtgtaaaacttattttattattaattttgttattattttaaaggcatttgttaattttgttattattttagaggtatttgcttgttaagttgcatctatcttagtgctatttaagtctacatattttttaaaatttatttttaatttgttgaaaaatatttattttgatttattttaatatttttgatgtattatatatatttaaaattatataaaaataaatacagaTGGGCCGGGTCAGGTCcaggttttagtatttttatttgggtcGGGCTCAACTAATAATTTAAGCCTATTTTTTTAGGCCCAGCCCAACCTGAGCCCAATAAATAGGCCTAAATTATTAGTTAAACCCGGCCTGAACCCAACCCGACCCATGAGCACCTCTATGCCAGAGTAATACTATGAAGTCAGAGGGAAGCTATGCTTACCATATTAAAATGGCCAAGGGAACACATCCAACGACAGAGATTGGTTATTCAAGTTTCTAAGGTGGATTCTGAAAAGGTAATTAACAATTGCAGTGCAAAAGGAAATACAAAAGAAAATCACAACTCTTTTAGTACTTTATGATCTCTGTTAGTGGCCCGTGCACCCTACAATATGCCTCCACATGATAACTGAACAGAAAATTCAAAAGGAACATTCACCCTGTTTCATGATAAGAGAATCAATCACAGTTAAAGAACCAAAGATACAAACACTGCTAGTAATTGGTTCAACCAGAAGCAAAGTCATAAAATGACAACGAAATAAATGTACAAATTGTACAAGTCCCAAAACTGTAGAAATGCTTTGATGGGGTAGTTTTATCTTGATCAGCAAGAGACAAGCACTCACCATTTTGTCTTGGAATGTTCTAATCATGGACTGCTATTTTATCAATGATTCTCATCCATTTTATAAGCAGAACATACTAATATGGGTATAATGTGTATACACACaaaacaaaatattaattttggatAAAGCTCTTTGAAACTTTAGCTTCATCAAAGGTGTTAATATAAGGCAAATAATACATAAAGGACATTCCATATGAATGCAGGCAAAAAAATGAGAGAGATCTTCAATTCTGGAAGAGAACAACATGGTCAATATTCAATAATAGCAAAGGAGCAAAATgacaattgagtgaaaaaaacaACTTATTCTTTTGATTGCATATATTTTCCTATCAAACTGAAAAAATGACATCAATGAATTGTAAGACACAAAAAGGCAAGATGTTTGGGATTTACATTTTGTAAATTCTACCTGCATATCTGCTCATATAATTCACAACTGATACAGGacttgactttagaaattcaattgagagaactttactcatattcaAATTGCACCTCTACATGCATGTATTTCCTCATAAGCCGAACAATAGATGAGGTGAATTTGGCCAATATCTGGCATTCCTCGTGTGACTTGGCTTCTGAAATAAccccaaaaataataattttcttaaGATTTGGGCATCGTTTTAGCAGCTCCTCAACCCAATGCGAGAAGAAGTCATTGATTACAGTCCATCCAAGCTCCAGCACTGTCACATTCTCCAAATTAGAAGATCCTTGGAGACCATAATGCATGAGACCATCTCTCAATTCGTAGCATAATGAAAGATGGTTCAATTGTGGAAAACAAACAGCAATTGTTTCCAAGTCGATACCctcatcataatcatcaaaagTGACGTCCCAAAGCCGGAGCTTCCTCAATTTTGAGGATCTTGAAATCATCTGGTAGAACTTTGTCCAGATTATTGTGAAGCTACTTACATCAATAACCTCAAGATTATCAACAGTCTCAGCAATGTCAAGATGTATCACACTAACATCATCAATCTTAAAATATTTCAAAGTGCCTTTCCCAATCAATTCAAAAACCTCAAGGGCACAATCCCTCAAGTGCAAACGCTCAATACTATCAGTCTCCAGGATAAATTTATCCAAACTAATAGCTTCAACATAAATATTCTTTAGTGTCGGGCTACTCAGTTCAACCGTCACCTGTGCATCTGATATTGCTATCTCTGGGTCAACAAGTTCCAAGCTCTCAAGCTTTGGACATGCAGTGAGCAATAGGCTCAAATCCAAAGCTGAAATAGAAACATGACTCAGAGAGAGGGACTTCAAACAAGGGAATCTCTGAAAATTAGGTTCAACACCTGTTACAGAATTGTGGGCTACTGCCAATATTTCCAGCTTCTGCCTCCCACATATTGCAAGAATGTTAACATTTGGGCTAGTCGGGACATTATAAAACAACCGGCGCAAGGTTTCTCTGGTATACATGAGCCAAGCAATAACAGTTGAAGCCGTGAACTCACCAGCATCATCCATCAAAATAGACAAGCCTTGCAGTCCTGTTGTTTGGAAGATTGTTCGAGTAATCAAGATCTCTAATAGTATAGGTGAAATATCACAATAAGCAGGCCAATCATTAGAATTAAATGCTAAGGTGTGAAGGTGTTTCCGATAAGCTTCACGCCATTTTCGACATGTTGCAGAGGCTATCACCACATCCCGGGCACCTTCAAGGCGAGATAAAATATTTCCAATTACTTCAACAGGTAGATGCTCCATTTCCAGCAAAGATCAAAAGCCTTAAATCCGCTATTTGGATTTCTAAAGATACTCAACTAGATATAAGCAAACAACACATATTCTTCACTACTCAAGAAACAAAGTTGAAGGGTTGAGAAATCGTCACCAAAATCTTGTTTCCCGGCACTGAAAATTGGTCTGtacaataaaacaaaaataaaagctaCTCAAAAACATGATTTTGTGGCAGTATTGTAAATAATTATCTAGACTAgctatattatgacatattggtATAGTTACAGGGtaagaaaaatattcagaaattCCTAAACAtattctcctctcttcttctattctctctctctttttctctttttcttttttttttttttaaataaattctgcACTCAAGATTTAGGCTCCTATCAGATTTTTAGTTAGATCTCCAAACATATTCCATATCCAAATAAAACAAATTCtagcatataaaaaaaaaaaaaaaaacttgttgGATTTCAAGAGGAATTCGGAGTATCATAATATCAGCAAGAATCCAATTAAATAAAGGACCAAAATTGACCATAAGATAAGGATCAAGGCCAAAATCATGTATCTGAGTACTTTAAAGTTTGATTTTTATAATCTAAAATCACTTCAATAACTCAGACAAGATAACAAAAATATGGTTTAATACAGAATTATCCAAGAACTCAAAATACCTATCAAACCAGATAAAGACAAATAATGattcaaagagaaaaaaaaaacatcaaaaaataaattttagcatctggacatataacaaaataagtCGAAAAATGTAcgaaagaaaattttgaaatatatagaAACAAATCAATCAAAAGCAAAATAAATCAGCCAAAAGAGATAAAGAACTTACCAGAAATCAGGGGGGGAAAAAACTTTGGCAgtaacaaatgatttgaagtgaGGGATAAGGTTTTGGTGAAGAGTTAGATTCAAAGTATTTCAATGCTTTTTCTCATTggatttttgaaatttatttgaaAAAGCAAGTCACACGATTACGTGCCTTTCGTTCTCCTCTCTTTATGCAACCCTGGCTTGGCCGCAGTAGCGGTTTAATTTCACGCCAACGTGGGTCCTCTCTCTTGCTTTTTCCTCTGTCACgcttgtataaatatatatatttactggGTTAAGTACCAATGAGATTGGTATGAAAGTTAATTcggtatttatatttttttccaattaggtatttattttaaaaatattagtaattAAGTTTTAACACtattaagtataaaatttttaTCCAATCAACACTTGACAAGTGTTTTTTCAGTGTTTTCTAATTAAGTTTGTCGAAACTATTCcttgatttaaaaattttaaaaaaaatttaaaaaaaaaggtaatcgacttttgaaaaacaaatgcatggagtcgccaccgatcttttgttttggtgtgatcggatcacctaaaaatttggttattttaataaaacatttatgatttactaaaacaacaattttggtctacaaaaattttagaaaacgggcacgagagtcggttacgcatgaggaaggattagcaccctcactacgcccaaaattggtaccaaatcgattaaatattgtccttatgtctaaaattaaaaatgttttttaaatgtggcttttttttataaaagttgaataacccgagttaatcgtcaaaaattttcttgtttcgatGTCCGGAAATTTATAATTCGAAAATCACgaaaggatgctcaactatttagtccaacaaaaaatcgaaacccagcacagtagggcacgattcttcgaattcCCAAACATTGATCATTGCCTCACTTTGGAAAATACAAGTGAAATCCCGGAgagatatttgattatttgatcCGACGGAGATTGCAACCCAAAGACGATAGGGCACTATTCTGAATCGCCCAAACATCAAACACTTCTTTCATTTTAAAGGGTTTTAGAAAACGTGGATGAAACTTCAAAGGGATCTTGATTGCTTAGAataaatgaaaaagcgcaacccaacacgatagggcacgattctcaaataTCCAATCATCGAACATCCTttgttttgaaaggtttttaataagCATGGGTGAAAACCTAAAAGAATATTTGATTgtttttgagcaaacgagaaatcacaacccagcacgataaggTATGATTCTTGAATcatcaaacaccgagtattgcctttatttgcgaaaaatcttatttcgaggtaacaacatgtcttacccggtaagttagggcaccacacctcgtatctccaaaaataaacattttttttaACTCACATTGTGATTAAAAGGAATATTCCATTATTTAGGTTAAATAAGaagaatcgaaacccagtaagttagggtacgattatctcgaattacctaatacggaatattacttttatgaaagaattgttttaatatattgagTAAGAAAAATAACATGATTTATAGTAAAACATAAAagcaaattataatattaatgtgaataataacaTAATAGGTGCGATAAGTGTCAAAGAGCGATAATATGAGTAATTATAAAAGATGAAGTAATAGCAAGACTagtaatatgtaaatataaacaaatgcatgAGGAAAATGAAATGATCAAGACATAAGCAAATTAACgaataaatgaaaatgaataaaacatggaACAACAAAATGGCAATGacaatgataatgataataataataataataataataataataataataataatataacgtagaaaataatgataataatatatgaattaaaatatatatatatatatatatatatacatgcgtATACCAAAGACACATTCATAATAATAGTATTgaatattaaaagtatatatataatagagacAAAAATATATGC from Gossypium arboreum isolate Shixiya-1 chromosome 9, ASM2569848v2, whole genome shotgun sequence includes the following:
- the LOC108454877 gene encoding F-box/LRR-repeat protein At1g67190-like isoform X1, which encodes MEHLPVEVIGNILSRLEGARDVVIASATCRKWREAYRKHLHTLAFNSNDWPAYCDISPILLEILITRTIFQTTGLQGLSILMDDAGEFTASTVIAWLMYTRETLRRLFYNVPTSPNVNILAICGRQKLEILAVAHNSVTGVEPNFQRFPCLKSLSLSHVSISALDLSLLLTACPKLESLELVDPEIAISDAQVTVELSSPTLKNIYVEAISLDKFILETDSIERLHLRDCALEVFELIGKGTLKYFKIDDVSVIHLDIAETVDNLEVIDVSSFTIIWTKFYQMISRSSKLRKLRLWDVTFDDYDEGIDLETIAVCFPQLNHLSLCYELRDGLMHYGLQGSSNLENVTVLELGWTVINDFFSHWVEELLKRCPNLKKIIIFGVISEAKSHEECQILAKFTSSIVRLMRKYMHVEVQFEYE
- the LOC108454877 gene encoding F-box/LRR-repeat protein At1g67190-like isoform X2 — protein: MDDAGEFTASTVIAWLMYTRETLRRLFYNVPTSPNVNILAICGRQKLEILAVAHNSVTGVEPNFQRFPCLKSLSLSHVSISALDLSLLLTACPKLESLELVDPEIAISDAQVTVELSSPTLKNIYVEAISLDKFILETDSIERLHLRDCALEVFELIGKGTLKYFKIDDVSVIHLDIAETVDNLEVIDVSSFTIIWTKFYQMISRSSKLRKLRLWDVTFDDYDEGIDLETIAVCFPQLNHLSLCYELRDGLMHYGLQGSSNLENVTVLELGWTVINDFFSHWVEELLKRCPNLKKIIIFGVISEAKSHEECQILAKFTSSIVRLMRKYMHVEVQFEYE